The Enterococcus sp. 7F3_DIV0205 genome has a window encoding:
- the deoC gene encoding deoxyribose-phosphate aldolase, whose product MELNQMIDHTILKADAKEEDVLRIIEEAKKYEFFSVCINPCWVALAKEHLAGTSVDVCTVIGFPLGANTSEVKAYEATDAINNGATEVDMVINVGALKSKQYKKVLKDIQAVVDAAKGKALVKVIIETALLTDEEKIKVCELAKEAGADFVKTSTGFSTGGATVADVKLMRETVGPDMGVKASGGIHNEEEAKAMIDAGATRIGTSAGVAIMEGSTGAGY is encoded by the coding sequence ATGGAATTAAATCAAATGATTGACCACACTATTTTAAAAGCAGACGCAAAGGAAGAGGATGTTTTACGAATCATTGAAGAAGCAAAAAAATACGAATTCTTCTCAGTTTGTATCAATCCATGTTGGGTTGCTTTAGCAAAAGAACACTTGGCAGGGACATCTGTTGATGTTTGTACAGTAATCGGTTTTCCTCTAGGGGCTAATACTTCAGAAGTAAAAGCTTATGAAGCGACGGATGCAATTAATAATGGAGCAACAGAAGTTGATATGGTCATCAATGTCGGTGCGCTTAAATCTAAGCAGTATAAAAAAGTCTTGAAGGATATTCAAGCCGTGGTTGATGCAGCGAAAGGTAAAGCGTTAGTGAAAGTAATCATTGAGACAGCTTTACTAACAGATGAAGAAAAAATCAAAGTTTGTGAGCTTGCTAAAGAAGCAGGTGCAGATTTTGTTAAAACATCGACTGGCTTTTCAACTGGCGGAGCAACTGTAGCAGATGTGAAATTAATGCGTGAAACAGTAGGACCAGATATGGGCGTTAAAGCCTCTGGCGGTATTCACAATGAAGAAGAAGCTAAAGCCATGATCGATGCAGGAGCGACACGTATCGGAACAAGTGCTGGAGTTGCAATTATGGAAGGCTCAACTGGAGCAGGCTATTAA
- a CDS encoding cytidine deaminase, with amino-acid sequence MTAKQEWLAIADDALLKAYVPYSHFPVGACLITKEGKTYQGVNIENASYGLTNCAERTAIFKAVSEGEREFQHLVIAGNTPEPISPCGACRQVMAEFCAPEMPVTLVGEHGVTKETTVGELLPYAFTEKDL; translated from the coding sequence ATGACAGCAAAACAAGAATGGTTAGCTATCGCAGATGATGCGTTATTAAAAGCGTATGTACCGTATTCTCACTTTCCGGTGGGAGCATGCCTAATCACCAAAGAAGGAAAAACCTATCAAGGTGTTAATATTGAAAATGCTTCATATGGATTGACCAATTGTGCAGAACGGACAGCGATTTTTAAAGCTGTTTCTGAAGGCGAACGAGAATTTCAACATTTAGTGATTGCAGGAAATACACCTGAGCCGATCTCTCCGTGCGGTGCATGCCGCCAAGTGATGGCTGAATTTTGCGCGCCTGAAATGCCAGTTACGTTGGTTGGCGAACACGGTGTAACGAAAGAGACGACTGTCGGTGAGTTATTGCCGTATGCATTTACGGAAAAAGATTTATAA